A window of the Polaribacter batillariae genome harbors these coding sequences:
- a CDS encoding helix-turn-helix domain-containing protein, whose translation MPKKITLSIKEESVELRKLYESTTTELRRDRLKMLYYIKSGKYIYRNAIAKKLGRRPTTIGNWIKDYETGGLSNLLEIHSGGNNTVHISDRAKAYISKTLSNSDTTITSYIELQARIAEDLSEMINYGALYAHCRRKHKSKLKVSRKSHYKKDPKAEMVFKKPRKHF comes from the coding sequence ATGCCAAAGAAAATTACCTTATCCATTAAAGAAGAATCTGTTGAATTGCGAAAACTATATGAGTCTACCACTACAGAATTACGAAGAGATCGTTTAAAAATGTTATACTACATAAAGTCCGGGAAATACATCTATCGTAATGCGATCGCAAAGAAGCTTGGCAGACGTCCAACCACCATAGGCAATTGGATTAAAGACTATGAAACAGGAGGCCTTTCAAATTTATTAGAAATACATAGCGGAGGTAATAATACCGTTCATATTTCAGATAGAGCAAAAGCCTATATCTCCAAGACATTATCTAATAGCGATACCACCATAACTTCCTATATAGAGTTACAAGCTCGTATAGCCGAAGATTTATCAGAGATGATAAATTATGGTGCACTTTATGCACATTGTAGGCGAAAACATAAGTCTAAGCTAAAAGTATCAAGAAAGTCACACTATAAAAAAGACCCGAAAGCCGAAATGGTTTTTAAAAAACCTAGAAAACACTTTTAA
- a CDS encoding ThiF family adenylyltransferase has protein sequence MTKKEQEIIKDYPIILGGSGIGSNIAECALRLGFENITIVDGDQVELSNLNRQNYTESDISADKTEALAKRLKSINSKAKITVRNCFLTSKNVKEYIQGYKIAINALDFSSEVPLLFDKICQEQNIPVLHPYNLGWGGLVTVITPKGLSLNAIAKPNETFSELNMVEYASSYMKFWNDKQSWIDNVIKEYKKEKEDLSPPQLAIGSWMVAAMCTHILFNIATKKEVKKFPEFYLSSIHTM, from the coding sequence ATTACTAAAAAAGAGCAAGAGATAATTAAAGATTATCCCATAATATTAGGAGGTAGTGGTATAGGTAGTAATATTGCTGAGTGTGCTTTAAGGCTTGGTTTCGAAAACATAACCATTGTCGATGGCGATCAAGTAGAATTGTCTAACCTAAACAGGCAAAATTATACTGAAAGTGATATTTCAGCAGATAAAACAGAAGCCCTAGCAAAAAGATTGAAATCAATTAACAGCAAAGCAAAAATAACTGTTCGTAATTGCTTTTTAACTTCTAAAAATGTTAAAGAATATATTCAAGGGTATAAAATAGCGATTAATGCTTTAGATTTTTCTTCAGAAGTCCCTTTATTATTTGATAAAATTTGCCAAGAACAAAATATTCCTGTTTTGCATCCGTATAATTTGGGTTGGGGAGGATTGGTAACAGTAATTACTCCAAAAGGTCTTTCTTTAAATGCAATTGCAAAACCGAATGAAACATTTAGTGAATTAAATATGGTCGAATATGCTTCAAGTTATATGAAGTTTTGGAATGATAAACAAAGTTGGATAGATAATGTAATTAAAGAATATAAAAAAGAGAAAGAAGATTTATCGCCACCACAATTAGCGATTGGCTCATGGATGGTGGCAGCTATGTGCACCCATATACTTTTTAATATTGCAACAAAAAAAGAGGTAAAAAAATTTCCTGAATTTTATTTGTCATCAATACATACAATGTAA
- a CDS encoding IS630 family transposase: MKKTRKPKWFLKNLENTFKLFRTKLNKNNFESVNLFFQDESRFGLITKQKRVITAKGVKPIAKYKHSYQSKWLWGSFSPITGESFCMLTDTVCKDFFIEYLTDLSACNPLELKIVIIDNAAFHSTKDVKLPDNIILLPIPAYCPELNPAEKVWQYLKSKIAMKIYDTLDILESKIEHLVYQMDNKTIKSITGYEFYLKSFYNVFNV, from the coding sequence ATAAAAAAGACCCGAAAGCCGAAATGGTTTTTAAAAAACCTAGAAAACACTTTTAAATTATTTAGAACAAAACTAAATAAAAATAACTTTGAATCGGTCAATTTATTTTTTCAAGATGAATCTCGTTTTGGATTAATCACCAAACAAAAAAGAGTCATTACAGCTAAAGGCGTTAAACCTATAGCAAAGTACAAACATAGTTATCAGAGTAAATGGCTATGGGGAAGTTTTTCACCCATTACCGGTGAGAGTTTCTGCATGCTAACAGATACTGTGTGTAAAGACTTTTTTATTGAGTATTTAACAGACTTAAGTGCCTGTAATCCTTTGGAACTAAAAATTGTAATTATTGACAATGCAGCTTTCCACTCTACTAAAGATGTAAAATTGCCTGATAATATTATTTTATTACCTATCCCTGCATATTGCCCTGAACTAAATCCAGCTGAAAAAGTTTGGCAATACCTTAAAAGTAAAATTGCAATGAAAATTTATGACACTTTAGATATACTAGAATCCAAAATAGAGCACCTAGTTTATCAAATGGATAATAAGACCATTAAGTCTATAACCGGATATGAATTTTATCTAAAATCTTTTTATAACGTTTTTAATGTTTAA